A window from Mycobacterium botniense encodes these proteins:
- the hisC gene encoding histidinol-phosphate transaminase: MTVRLRPELAGLPAYTPGKTVPGAIKLASNETVHGPLPSVRAAIERAADTVNRYPDTHCVELKAALAAHVNTVNPAGFAPEHIAVGCGSVSLCQQLIQISASVGDEVLFGWRSFEIYPLQVRVAGATAVQVPLTDHTFDLDAMLAAITDRTRLIFVCNPNNPTSTAVHPDALTRFIDAVPPHILVAIDEAYVEYVRDGMCPDSLELVRAHDNVVVLRTFSKAYGLAGLRVGYAVAHPDVILALGKVDVPFTKTNVSQAAAIASLAAGDELLARTDAVVAERVRVSATLRAAGYTLPQSQANFVWLPLAERTADFVSQAADAGLVLRPFGADGVRVTIGAPEENDAFLRFAGQWITRNGGAGQAVPAGTRPADQGDAAD; the protein is encoded by the coding sequence GTGACCGTCCGCCTGCGCCCCGAGCTGGCCGGGTTGCCGGCCTACACTCCGGGCAAGACGGTGCCCGGTGCGATCAAACTGGCCAGCAACGAGACGGTGCACGGTCCGCTGCCCAGTGTCCGTGCGGCCATCGAGCGGGCCGCCGACACGGTCAACCGTTATCCGGACACCCACTGTGTCGAGCTCAAGGCCGCTCTCGCCGCGCACGTGAACACCGTCAATCCTGCAGGATTCGCCCCCGAGCACATCGCCGTCGGATGCGGATCGGTCAGCCTGTGCCAGCAGCTGATCCAGATCAGCGCCTCGGTCGGAGACGAGGTGCTGTTCGGGTGGCGCAGCTTTGAGATCTACCCGTTGCAGGTCCGTGTCGCCGGCGCCACCGCGGTACAGGTGCCGCTGACCGACCACACCTTCGACCTTGACGCCATGCTGGCCGCAATCACCGACCGTACCCGGCTGATTTTCGTCTGCAATCCCAACAACCCGACGTCCACCGCGGTACACCCTGATGCGTTAACCCGTTTCATCGACGCTGTACCGCCGCACATCCTGGTCGCCATCGACGAAGCCTATGTCGAGTACGTCCGCGACGGTATGTGCCCAGATAGCCTGGAGCTCGTCCGCGCCCATGACAACGTTGTTGTGCTGCGGACGTTTTCGAAGGCATACGGGTTGGCGGGTTTGCGGGTGGGGTATGCGGTTGCTCACCCCGATGTGATCCTCGCGCTGGGTAAGGTCGACGTTCCGTTTACCAAAACCAACGTTTCCCAGGCTGCGGCGATCGCCTCGCTGGCCGCCGGTGACGAGCTGTTGGCCCGCACCGACGCCGTCGTCGCTGAGCGTGTCCGCGTCAGCGCCACGCTACGGGCAGCCGGGTACACGCTGCCGCAGTCGCAGGCCAACTTCGTCTGGCTGCCCCTGGCCGAGCGCACCGCGGACTTTGTGAGCCAGGCCGCCGACGCGGGCCTCGTGCTTCGCCCGTTCGGTGCCGATGGTGTCCGGGTGACCATCGGCGCACCGGAGGAAAACGACGCCTTCTTGCGGTTTGCCGGCCAGTGGATCACGCGCAATGGCGGCGCCGGGCAAGCGGTGCCTGCGGGAACCAGGCCAGCGGATCAAGGAGACGCCGCGGACTAG
- a CDS encoding NAD(P)H-quinone oxidoreductase, with product MHAIVTESADQLVWREVPDVQPDRDEVLIKVSAAGVNRADVLQAAGRYPPPPGASEILGMEAAGVITAVGSEVTGWAVGQEVCALLSGGGYAEYVAVPAGQVMRIPDCVDLVDAAGLPEVACTVWSNLVMTAHLAAGQVVLIHGGASGVGSHAIQVARALGARVATTAGSPAKLQLCRDLGAEITIAYRDEDFVTRVREATGGAGADVILDIMGAAYLGRNIDALADDGQLIVIGLQGGVKGELNLGTLISKRARVIGTALRGRPVTGPHGKSVIVEAVVNSVWPMLADGRVRPVIGARMPIQRAADAHQLLVSGQVAGKIVLTV from the coding sequence ATGCACGCCATCGTCACCGAATCTGCCGACCAGTTGGTGTGGCGGGAAGTTCCCGATGTGCAACCGGACCGCGACGAAGTGCTGATCAAGGTCAGCGCCGCCGGTGTCAACCGTGCCGATGTGCTGCAGGCCGCCGGTCGCTACCCGCCCCCGCCGGGTGCCAGTGAGATTCTGGGAATGGAGGCAGCCGGCGTCATCACCGCCGTTGGCTCAGAGGTCACCGGATGGGCTGTCGGGCAGGAAGTTTGCGCCTTGCTGTCCGGCGGCGGCTACGCCGAATATGTCGCTGTCCCGGCCGGTCAGGTGATGCGCATTCCCGACTGCGTCGACCTGGTAGACGCCGCCGGCCTCCCGGAGGTCGCCTGCACGGTGTGGTCAAACCTGGTGATGACCGCCCATCTGGCCGCCGGGCAGGTGGTTTTGATCCACGGCGGCGCCAGCGGAGTGGGCAGCCATGCCATCCAGGTCGCCCGGGCGCTCGGCGCGCGGGTGGCGACTACTGCCGGCTCACCGGCCAAACTGCAGCTCTGCCGTGACCTGGGCGCGGAAATCACCATCGCGTATCGCGATGAGGACTTCGTCACCCGGGTGCGCGAGGCAACCGGCGGTGCGGGCGCCGACGTGATCCTTGACATCATGGGCGCCGCATACCTGGGGCGCAATATCGATGCCCTGGCCGACGACGGTCAGCTGATCGTCATCGGGTTGCAGGGCGGGGTGAAAGGCGAGCTCAACCTCGGCACGCTGATCAGCAAACGCGCGCGTGTCATCGGCACCGCGCTGCGGGGCCGGCCGGTGACCGGCCCCCACGGCAAGAGCGTCATCGTCGAGGCGGTAGTCAACTCGGTGTGGCCGATGCTCGCCGATGGCCGGGTCCGCCCGGTGATCGGCGCCCGGATGCCAATTCAGCGGGCCGCGGACGCGCACCAATTGCTGGTGTCAGGACAGGTAGCCGGCAAAATTGTGTTGACTGTCTAG
- a CDS encoding crotonase/enoyl-CoA hydratase family protein, which yields MGQPYESVTVETHDHIAQVTLIGPGKGNAMGPAFWSEMPEVFAALDADRDVRAIVITGSGDNFSYGLDLPAMGGSLGAVLAEGTSARPRADFHAEILRMQKAINAVADCRTPTIASVHGWCIGGGVDLIAATDIRYASADAKFSVREVKLAIVADMGSLARLPLIVNDGQLRELALTGKDIDAARAEKIGLVNEVFADAEATLAAARATAADIADNPPLTVRGIKDVLDQQRIAAVSASLRYVAAWNAAFLPSKDLAEGISATFAKRPAKFTGE from the coding sequence ATGGGTCAGCCGTATGAATCCGTCACTGTGGAAACCCACGATCACATCGCGCAGGTGACGCTGATCGGCCCGGGCAAAGGCAATGCGATGGGCCCGGCGTTCTGGTCGGAGATGCCGGAGGTATTCGCCGCCCTGGACGCCGACCGTGACGTGCGGGCCATCGTCATCACCGGGTCGGGTGACAACTTCAGCTACGGGCTGGACTTGCCGGCGATGGGCGGGTCGCTCGGGGCGGTCCTGGCCGAAGGGACGTCGGCCCGCCCGCGCGCAGACTTCCACGCCGAGATCCTGCGCATGCAGAAGGCGATCAATGCCGTGGCCGACTGCCGTACCCCCACCATCGCCTCGGTGCACGGCTGGTGCATCGGCGGCGGCGTCGACCTCATCGCGGCGACAGATATCCGCTACGCCAGTGCCGATGCCAAGTTCTCGGTTCGCGAGGTGAAGCTCGCGATCGTCGCTGATATGGGCAGCCTCGCGCGGCTGCCGCTGATCGTAAACGACGGGCAGCTGCGGGAGCTGGCTTTGACGGGCAAAGACATCGACGCTGCCCGGGCCGAAAAAATCGGTTTAGTCAACGAGGTGTTCGCCGACGCCGAAGCCACCCTGGCTGCCGCACGCGCCACTGCCGCCGACATCGCCGACAACCCGCCGCTGACCGTCCGGGGCATCAAAGACGTCCTTGACCAGCAACGCATCGCGGCGGTCTCGGCCAGTTTGCGCTATGTCGCCGCCTGGAACGCGGCATTCCTGCCGTCGAAGGACCTGGCCGAGGGGATCAGCGCGACCTTCGCGAAACGTCCGGCGAAGTTTACCGGCGAATAG
- a CDS encoding MMPL family transporter → MLQGIARLAMAAPRRIIAVAVFVMVGAAVFGIPVINSLSAGGFQDPTSESARATELLRDKFEQPDQKMMIVVTAPAGAHSDLARRVAIDIVEHLKRSPWVLNVSSAWTSPPESAARLLTKDHKSGLIVANLKGGENDAQKYASALSDELVHDRDGVTVRAGGMAVAYAQVNHQNQRDLLLMEAIAVPLSFAVLLWVFRGLVAATIPLALGGLAIVGTMSVLRLISLATDVSTYALDLSIAMGLALAIDYSLLIISRYREELTQAGDREQALFRTMATAGRTVLFSATTVALSMAVLLVFPMYFLKSAAYTVVATAVIVAIAAVVVTPAVIVTLGSRLDALDVRPLARRMLPWLKQRPASEPVNSVFWYRTTKFVLRHAFPVGSSVVAFLLLLGLPFLGVRWGFPDERVLPPSASARQVADMLDHDFVDDPGMTVFVVIPDARGVSLADLDRYAAELSRVPDVSAVTAPTGTFVAGHRVGAPAAPAGLARGSAFLSVASTAPLFAQASNAQLDRLHAIAGPGGRSVELAGLAQTNRDSVDALTRRLPTVLGLIALITFVLLFVLTGSVVLPVEALVCNVLSLTAAFGAMVWIFQDGHLGALGTTPTGTLNANIPVLLFCIAFGLSMDYEVFLVSRIREYWLASGAAQGKRRSSAEARAANDESTALGLAGIGRVVTAAALVMSISFAALIPAQVSFVRMLGLGLTLAVLADATLVRTVLIPAFMHMLGPWSWWAPKPLAWLHDRFAPGEAAAAAVGRRRWATEAGQPAAGFGEQQRAAAATDHG, encoded by the coding sequence ATGATGATCGTGGTGACCGCACCCGCGGGTGCGCACAGCGACCTGGCGCGCCGCGTCGCCATCGACATCGTCGAACATCTGAAACGCTCACCCTGGGTCCTCAATGTCTCCTCGGCGTGGACGTCGCCGCCAGAGTCCGCCGCCCGCCTCCTCACCAAGGACCACAAATCCGGTTTGATTGTGGCCAACCTCAAAGGGGGGGAGAACGACGCACAGAAGTACGCCAGCGCGCTGTCGGACGAACTGGTACACGACCGCGACGGCGTCACCGTCCGCGCCGGCGGTATGGCAGTGGCCTATGCCCAAGTCAACCACCAAAACCAGCGCGACCTGCTGTTAATGGAGGCCATCGCGGTCCCGCTGAGCTTTGCGGTCCTGTTATGGGTGTTCCGCGGGCTGGTGGCGGCGACAATACCGCTTGCCTTGGGCGGGCTGGCCATCGTGGGCACTATGTCGGTGTTGCGGCTGATCAGCTTGGCTACCGACGTGTCGACCTATGCGCTTGACTTGAGCATTGCGATGGGTCTAGCCCTGGCAATTGACTACAGCCTGCTGATCATCAGCCGCTACCGCGAGGAACTGACCCAAGCCGGGGACCGGGAACAGGCACTGTTCAGAACCATGGCCACCGCAGGCCGCACGGTGCTGTTCTCAGCGACCACTGTCGCATTATCGATGGCGGTGTTGCTGGTTTTCCCGATGTACTTCTTGAAATCGGCGGCATACACCGTTGTGGCCACCGCGGTCATCGTGGCCATTGCGGCAGTGGTGGTGACTCCCGCGGTTATCGTGACGCTCGGATCCCGGCTGGACGCGTTGGACGTGCGCCCCCTGGCGCGCCGGATGCTACCTTGGCTGAAGCAGCGGCCCGCGTCGGAGCCGGTTAACTCGGTGTTCTGGTACCGGACCACCAAATTCGTTCTTCGCCATGCCTTTCCGGTGGGTTCGAGTGTCGTGGCGTTCCTGCTGCTGCTGGGCCTGCCATTTCTGGGGGTGCGCTGGGGCTTTCCCGATGAGCGCGTATTGCCCCCGTCGGCATCGGCGCGTCAGGTTGCCGACATGTTGGATCACGATTTCGTCGATGACCCGGGAATGACGGTGTTCGTCGTCATCCCCGACGCCCGGGGAGTAAGCCTTGCCGACCTGGACCGCTACGCCGCAGAGCTGTCCCGGGTTCCTGACGTGTCGGCGGTGACCGCACCGACCGGAACATTCGTGGCCGGACACCGGGTAGGCGCGCCTGCTGCACCCGCGGGCCTTGCCCGCGGTAGCGCATTTTTGTCCGTAGCCAGCACCGCGCCCCTATTTGCGCAAGCCTCTAACGCCCAACTCGACCGACTGCACGCGATCGCCGGGCCCGGCGGACGCTCGGTGGAGTTGGCCGGGTTGGCCCAGACGAACCGTGACAGCGTCGACGCACTAACCAGACGACTGCCGACGGTGCTGGGTTTGATCGCTCTCATCACGTTCGTGTTGCTGTTCGTGCTCACCGGCAGCGTGGTGCTGCCGGTGGAAGCGCTGGTCTGCAATGTGTTGTCGCTGACCGCGGCGTTCGGCGCGATGGTGTGGATTTTTCAGGACGGCCATCTGGGCGCCCTGGGTACCACCCCCACCGGGACTTTGAACGCCAATATCCCAGTCTTGTTGTTTTGTATCGCTTTTGGGTTGTCAATGGATTACGAAGTGTTTTTGGTTTCGCGAATCCGCGAGTATTGGCTGGCATCCGGTGCCGCTCAGGGGAAGCGACGCAGCTCCGCTGAGGCGCGCGCGGCGAACGACGAAAGCACGGCTTTGGGTCTGGCCGGTATCGGTCGGGTTGTCACCGCGGCTGCGTTGGTGATGTCGATTTCATTTGCCGCGCTGATTCCCGCGCAAGTCTCATTTGTTCGGATGCTAGGTCTAGGCTTGACACTTGCGGTGCTGGCCGATGCCACCCTGGTGCGAACGGTTCTGATTCCGGCTTTCATGCATATGCTTGGCCCGTGGAGTTGGTGGGCACCAAAGCCGTTGGCGTGGCTGCATGATCGTTTCGCGCCGGGCGAGGCTGCGGCCGCCGCGGTGGGGCGCCGTCGCTGGGCTACCGAAGCCGGGCAGCCTGCGGCGGGCTTTGGTGAGCAGCAACGGGCTGCTGCCGCGACAGATCACGGTTAG
- a CDS encoding cysteine desulfurase-like protein, producing MAYDVARVRGLHPSLGDGWVHFDAQLGMLIPESVATTVSTAFRRSVASTVGAHPAAKRSAAMLEAAREAVADLLNADPRGVVLGADRAVLLSLLADASSSRAGLGYEMIVTRLDDEANIAPWLRAAHRHGARVKWAEVDIETGELPAWQWETLIGQPTRLVAIASASGTLGTVTDLRVVTKLVHDVGGLVVVDHSAAAPYRLMDIQETDADVVAVNAVGWGGPPIGALVFRDPALINAFNSVSTNPYATGPGRLELGVHQFALLAGVVASIEYLAALDESARGTRRERLSVSMQSAAAYMNRVFDYLMASLRSLPLVMVIGRPEVRIPVVSFAVHEVPAERVVQRLADNGILAIANASSRVLDVIGVNDVGGAVTLGLAHYSTTIEVDQLVRALASLG from the coding sequence ATGGCATATGACGTCGCCCGGGTGCGCGGACTCCATCCGTCGCTGGGTGACGGGTGGGTGCATTTCGACGCGCAGCTGGGAATGCTGATCCCGGAGTCGGTGGCGACCACGGTGTCGACCGCTTTTCGCAGGTCGGTCGCTAGCACCGTGGGGGCGCATCCGGCGGCCAAGCGAAGCGCCGCAATGCTGGAAGCGGCACGTGAGGCGGTTGCTGACCTGCTCAATGCCGACCCGCGCGGTGTCGTGCTGGGCGCCGATCGCGCGGTTTTACTGTCGTTGCTGGCCGACGCCTCGTCCTCGCGAGCGGGTCTGGGCTATGAGATGATCGTCACCCGTCTGGATGACGAAGCGAATATCGCTCCGTGGTTGCGTGCGGCGCACCGCCACGGCGCCCGGGTGAAATGGGCCGAGGTCGACATCGAGACCGGCGAGCTGCCGGCGTGGCAGTGGGAGACCCTGATCGGACAACCGACGCGGTTGGTCGCGATTGCCTCCGCGTCGGGCACGTTGGGCACGGTCACAGATCTTCGGGTGGTGACCAAGCTGGTTCACGACGTCGGCGGGTTGGTGGTGGTCGACCATTCCGCCGCGGCACCCTACCGGCTGATGGACATCCAAGAAACCGACGCCGACGTGGTGGCGGTGAACGCCGTCGGGTGGGGAGGACCCCCGATCGGGGCGTTGGTGTTTCGTGATCCGGCACTGATCAACGCGTTCAACTCCGTGTCGACCAACCCCTATGCGACGGGGCCGGGGCGTCTTGAGCTCGGGGTGCACCAGTTTGCTTTGCTCGCCGGTGTCGTCGCCAGTATCGAATATCTGGCCGCGCTCGACGAGTCTGCTCGCGGAACCAGACGTGAACGGTTGTCGGTATCAATGCAATCCGCGGCTGCCTACATGAACCGGGTATTCGATTACCTGATGGCGTCGCTGCGGTCGCTGCCGCTGGTCATGGTGATCGGCCGGCCCGAGGTGCGGATCCCGGTGGTCAGTTTCGCCGTGCATGAGGTACCGGCCGAACGGGTAGTGCAGCGGTTGGCCGATAACGGGATTCTGGCGATTGCCAATGCCAGCTCACGAGTGCTCGACGTGATCGGCGTCAACGATGTCGGCGGTGCGGTCACCCTGGGGCTGGCCCATTACTCGACGACGATCGAAGTCGACCAGCTGGTGCGCGCCCTGGCGTCGCTGGGTTAG
- the lipE gene encoding lipase LipE, which yields MTDEGRIRVPDDLDAVTAVGDEDHSGIDRAAIERIWQAVRHWYAGGMHPAIQLCLRYHGRVILNRAIGHGWGNAPTDPPGAEKIPVTTDTPFCVYSAAKAITVTVMHMLAERGYFSLDDRVCEYLPSYTSHGKDRTTIRHVLTHSAGVPFAPRRKPDVTRADDSAYAREKLAELRPLYRPGLVHIYHALTWGPLTREIVSAATGKNIRDILAAEILNPLGFRWTNYGVAAQDLPLVAPSHATGKPLPAPIAKAFRKAIGGTVHQIIPLTNQPLFLTSVIPSSNTVSNAYELSRFAEILRRGGELDGVRVMRPDTLHTAVRQCRRLRPDVATGLKPLRWGTGFMLGSNRFGPFGRNAPAAFGHLGLVNIAIWADPDRGLAAGLVSSGKPGRDPAANRYTAVMDTITAVIPRR from the coding sequence GTGACCGATGAAGGCAGGATCCGCGTCCCCGACGACCTTGACGCCGTCACGGCCGTCGGCGACGAAGACCACTCCGGTATCGACCGGGCAGCGATCGAACGGATCTGGCAGGCCGTGCGGCACTGGTATGCGGGCGGAATGCACCCGGCGATCCAGTTGTGTCTGCGGTACCACGGCAGGGTCATACTCAACCGGGCGATCGGGCACGGTTGGGGTAACGCTCCGACCGATCCGCCCGGCGCCGAGAAGATTCCGGTCACGACCGACACACCGTTTTGCGTGTACTCCGCGGCCAAAGCTATCACCGTGACCGTGATGCATATGCTCGCCGAACGTGGCTACTTCTCACTCGATGACCGCGTGTGCGAATACCTGCCCAGCTACACCAGCCACGGCAAAGACCGCACCACGATCCGCCACGTGCTGACCCATAGCGCGGGAGTTCCGTTTGCACCCAGGCGTAAACCCGACGTCACCCGCGCGGACGATAGCGCATATGCCCGCGAAAAGCTCGCCGAATTGCGGCCCCTGTACCGGCCCGGGTTGGTGCATATCTACCACGCGCTGACCTGGGGACCGTTGACGCGGGAAATCGTATCCGCCGCCACTGGCAAAAACATCCGCGATATCCTGGCCGCCGAGATCCTCAACCCACTCGGCTTCCGGTGGACGAACTACGGCGTTGCGGCGCAAGATCTTCCGCTGGTGGCACCAAGTCATGCCACCGGCAAGCCGTTACCTGCGCCGATCGCGAAGGCCTTCCGCAAGGCGATCGGCGGCACGGTGCATCAGATCATCCCCTTGACCAACCAGCCGCTTTTTCTGACCAGTGTGATCCCCTCGTCCAACACTGTCTCCAACGCCTACGAGCTGTCACGCTTCGCGGAAATCCTGCGCCGCGGCGGTGAACTCGACGGCGTGCGGGTGATGCGGCCGGACACGCTGCACACTGCGGTGCGGCAATGCCGGCGCCTGCGACCTGATGTCGCGACGGGGCTGAAGCCACTTCGTTGGGGCACAGGTTTCATGTTGGGATCAAACAGGTTTGGGCCATTTGGGCGCAACGCTCCTGCGGCATTCGGCCATCTCGGGCTGGTGAATATCGCCATCTGGGCCGACCCTGACCGCGGCCTTGCAGCTGGGCTGGTCAGCAGCGGTAAACCCGGCCGGGATCCCGCGGCCAACCGCTATACCGCGGTGATGGACACCATCACCGCGGTGATTCCGCGCCGATAG